A single Primulina eburnea isolate SZY01 chromosome 11, ASM2296580v1, whole genome shotgun sequence DNA region contains:
- the LOC140805311 gene encoding V-type proton ATPase subunit c''2, translating into MVTSSSSWSRALVQISPYTFSAVGIAISIGVSVLGAAWGIYITGSSLIGAAIKAPRITSKNLISVIFCEAVAIYGVIVAIILQTKLESVPSSKIYEPESLRAGYAIFASGIIVGFANLVCGLCVGIIGSSCALSDAQNSSLFVKILVIEIFGSALGLFGVIVGIIMSAQATWPSKA; encoded by the exons ATGGTGACGTCATCTAGTTCATGGTCGCGAGCTTTGGTTCAGATCTCTCCTTACACCTTCTCCGCCGTCGGAATTGCAATCTCCATAGGCGTCTCCGTCCTTGGCGCCGCTTG GGGAATATACATAACCGGAAGTAGCTTAATTGGTGCTGCCATCAAGGCCCCTCGCATAACTTCAAAAAACCTAATCAG TGTAATTTTCTGTGAAGCCGTTGCCATATATGGAGTCATTGTGGCTATAATTCTTCAGACGAAGCTGGAGAGTGTACCATCTTCTAAGATTTACGAGCCGGAGTCCCTTAGAGCTGGCTATGCTATATTTGCTTCTGGAATAATTGTGGGTTTTGCAAACCTTGTATGCGG GTTATGTGTGGGAATCATTGGAAGTAGCTGTGCATTATCCGACGCCCAAAACTCATCCCTTTTTGTCAAAATCCTTGTCATTGAGATTTTTGGCAGTGCACTTGGATTGTTCGGCGTTATTGTTGGCATTATCATGTCGGCTCAAGCAACATGGCCATCCAAGGCATGA